A window of the Neofelis nebulosa isolate mNeoNeb1 chromosome 13, mNeoNeb1.pri, whole genome shotgun sequence genome harbors these coding sequences:
- the LOC131493087 gene encoding cytochrome P450 26A1 — translation MGLPALLASALCTFVLPLLLFLAAIKLWDLYCVSSRDRSCALPLPPGTMGFPFFGETLQMVLQRRKFLQMKRRKYGFIYKTHLFGRPTVRVMGADNVRRILLGEHRLVSVHWPASVRTILGSGCLSNLHDSSHKQRKKVIMRAFSREALQYYVPVIAEEVGTCLEQWLSCGERGLLVYPQVKRLMFRIAMRILLGCEPRLANGGDAEQQLVEAFEEMTRNLFSLPIDVPFSGLYRGMKARNLIHARIEENIRAKICGLRAAEAEAEAEAEAGGGCKDALQLLIEHSWERGERLDMQALKQSSTELLFGGHETTASAATSLITYLGLYPHVLQKVREELKSKGLLCKSNQDNKLDMEILGQLKYIGCVIKETLRLNPPVPGGFRVALKTFELNGYQIPKGWNVIYSICDTHDVADIFTNKEEFNPDRFMLPHPEDASRFSFIPFGGGLRSCVGKEFAKILLKIFTVELARHCDWRLLNGPPTMKTSPTVYPVDDLPARFTRFQGET, via the exons ATGGGGCTCCCGGCGCTGCTGGCCAGTGCGCTCTGCACCTTCGTGCTACCGCTGCTGCTCTTCCTGGCCGCGATCAAGCTCTGGGACCTGTACTGCGTGAGCAGCCGCGACCGCAGCTGCGCGCTCCCTTTGCCCCCCGGAACTATGGGCTTCCCCTTCTTTGGGGAAACACTGCAGATGGTGCTACAG CGAAGGAAGTTCCTGCAGATGAAGCGCAGGAAATACGGCTTCATCTACAAGACGCATCTGTTCGGGCGGCCCACAGTGCGGGTGATGGGCGCCGACAACGTGCGGCGCATCTTGCTCGGGGAGCACCGGTTGGTGTCGGTTCACTGGCCCGCGTCGGTGCGCACCATCCTGGGCTCCGGCTGCCTCTCCAACCTGCACGACTCCTCGCACAAGCAGCGCAAGAAG GTGATTATGCGGGCCTTCAGCCGCGAGGCGCTCCAGTACTACGTGCCGGTGATCGCGGAAGAAGTGGGCACTTGCCTGGAGCAGTGGCTGAGCTGCGGCGAGCGCGGCCTCCTGGTCTACCCCCAGGTGAAGCGCCTCATGTTCCGCATCGCCATGCGCATcctgctgggctgtgagcccCGACTGGCGAACGGCGGGGACGCGGAGCAGCAGCTGGTGGAGGCCTTCGAGGAAATGACCCGCAATCTCTTCTCGTTGCCCATCGACGTGCCCTTCAGTGGGCTGTACCGG GGCATGAAGGCGCGCAACCTCATCCACGCGCGCATAGAGGAGAACATTCGCGCCAAGATCTGCGGGCTGCGggcggcggaggcggaggcggaggcggaggcggaggcgggcgGTGGCTGCAAAGATGCGCTGCAGCTGTTGATTGAGCACtcgtgggagaggggagagaggctggacaTGCAG GCACTAAAGCAATCTTCAACCGAACTCCTCTTTGGAGGACACGAAACCACAGCTAGTGCAGCCACGTCTCTGATTACTTACTTGGGGCTCTACCCCCATGTTCTCCAGAAGGTTCGAGAGGAGCTCAAGAGTAAG GGTTTACTTTGCAAAAGCAATCAAGACAACAAGTTGGACATGGAAATTTTGGGACAGCTTAAATACATTGGGTGTGTTATTAAAGAGACCCTTCGACTGAATCCCCCAGTTCCAGGAGGGTTTCGGGTGGCTCTTAAGACTTTTGAATTAAAT GGATACCAGATTCCCAAGGGCTGGAATGTTATCTACAGTATCTGTGATACTCACGATGTGGCAGATATCTTCACCAACAAGGAGGAATTTAATCCTGACCGATTTATGCTGCCTCACCCAGAGGATGCGTCCAGGTTCAGCTTCATTCCATTTGGAGGCGGCCTGAGGAGCTGCGTAGGGAAAGAGTTTGCAAaaattcttctcaaaatatttacaGTGGAGCTGGCCAGGCATTGTGACTGGCGGCTTCTAAATGGACCTCCTACAATGAAAACTAGTCCCACCGTGTACCCTGTGGATGATCTCCCTGCAAGGTTCACCCGTTTCCAGGGGGAAACCTGA